ACAATTTAGACTTTACTGATTTACCTGTTACAATAAATTCGCCATCTTCTGTTATCCATTCTTCCCAAGGCAATGCTTTAGTCTTTTCAAACAATTCTTCAAAAGTTAAAGCTTTAAACTCTCCCATTTTTAATAAGACTCTATCAGCTGACCTAAGCCAAAGATTAGCTCTAGGTATAGCAGATTCATCTGCTGTAAACATAACTTTACCATTCTCAACCTTTATATCTGTATAACCTAAATTTTGAACTTCCTTTTTAACAACTGATTCAAGCCCAAATGTTGTTGTAGCTATTAATTCTACTCTCGACATAACATCTCTCCTATTACACTTATTCTATATTTTATCTGATAATAATATTTTATCAGATATTTTAATTTTAAATGTGTTATTTTTTTATGTTTGGGTATAAAAATGTTAGATTTACTAATTAAGGAGGGGGTAAACATGAAATCATTAGGACAATTTTTGCAAAGCGGTGATTGGAAAAATGAAAAACATGTTCCTGTAATTCAGATTCCTGAAAAAGTTAAACCAAATGAAGAATTTGAACTTAAAATCTCAATTGGAAAAGAAATAAAACATCCAAATACATTAGAACATCATATTTCATGGATTAAAGTTTTCTATTTACCTGAAGATAGTAAATTCCCTATTGAATTGGGAAATTTCAATTTTACTGCTCACGGTGAAAATGATGTACTAAACGAACCTACTGTAACAACTCATATCAAATTAAATAAATCTGGTACTATTTATGCATTAAGTTACTGCAATTTACACGGTTTATGGGAAAATAGTACAGAAATAAAAATAGAAGAATAGCAGTTGAGGGACATAAAGTCTCTCAATATTATGCAGTTTTTGAATAATTTTCTGTAAATAACCTAATTATTTTTCTATTAATTCTCTCATGAGCTTTTTTATTCTTTAAATCTATTAGCTCTGATATAGGATCTCGTTTAAAATCTCCACACAAATCTACTCCTACTACTTTTCCTTTTGAACTAATCTGCAATAGCCACCTTAATAAAGTATCCTCTTTCATTTTGCCTTGATCCCAGTCAGTTTTTAAAACAGATGGATCTAATACATCCTTATCAATGCTAATATATAAATCATATTTTAATAGATTTTTATATTTATTAATATTAATCAAGTCATTGGAATTTTTAATATAAACTATCCCTGGATGCCAAAAATTTGTAGGCTTTGACATAGAAGATGCTCCTATAACTAAAACTCCTTTTATTAAGTCATTTATTAAAGCTTCGCGCACCCATGAACCACAAGAAAGCATTCCATTTGGAGCATAATTCATATCGAAATGGTTATCAAATAAAATAAGGTATGGCTTCTTAGAAAGGTTTTTAATCAAAAAGTAACTTAAGTAATGATAGTCTCCTGATCCTAGAAAAACAATCCACGGTTTGGGAAGTAATTTAATTATTCTTTCAATATTCTCTTTATCATCAAGAGGATAATATTTACGTGGTAAGTTATTTTCCTTTATTGCTTGTACAAAATCTATATATTGGAATTTATGTTCCAAACAAACCACCTCCATAAAACCTTTATTTAGGTTTATACAGACATGGTTTCTTTTGAAACTTTATAATTTTATTGTATGATATTAAATTCTTTAGTGCAATATATATATATATATTTATTAATTGATAAATAGAAGTATGCACTTGACAAATTTAATATACATATATTAGTATATTAAAAAACGATTACATATGAAGTGCTTACATTTCGATTTTCGTTTGTTCTTATTCTAAAACAAAATAAATAGATTATAACTATGAAGGAGATAGTAGCTCTTTATGGTTACAATACAGAGAGCAGACTGGTTGGTGAAAAGTCTGCAGGACATAAAGAGACGAATTACACTCTGGAGTTTCAATGTGAAAGCATTGCGTAAGCTGCACGTTATAGTAGCTAAGAGGCATCTTTGATGCGAAGTAAGGTGGTACCACGGGTCTTCCTCCGTCCTTATACGGATAGAAGACCTTTTGTTGTTTTATTAGTTGACAGGATACAGAGAACAGGTGACAGAAATTTAAAATGTAAAAAAATAAAAAGGAGGGATTTTAGTGGCAAATGTTTATGACATTTTAAAAGAAAGAGGTTTTATTGAACAAGCTACTCATGAAGATGAAATAAGAGAACTTTTAGGAAAAGAATCTGTAACTTTTTATATTGGATTTGACCCAACAGCAGACAGTCTTCATGTAGGTCACTTTATTCAAGTAATGGTTATGATGCACATGCAAAGAGCTGGTCACAGACCAATTGCTTTAATTGGTGGAGGTACTGCTTTAGTAGGCGATCCAACAGGTAAGACTGAAATGAGAAAAATGCTTACTAGAGAACAAATTAATAAAAACGCCGAATCCTTTAAAAAACAATTTTCAAAATTTATCGATTTCGGAGAAGGCAAAGCACTACTTTTAAACAATGCCGATTGGTTAACTAATTTAAATTATATAGATTTCTTAAGAGAAATCGGAAGACATTTTTCTGTAAACAGAATGCTTACAGCTGAATGTTTCAAAACTAGATTAGAAAGAGGTTTGTCCTTTTTAGAATTTAACTATATGTTAATGCAATCATACGACTTTTTAGAGCTTTATAGAAAATATAACTGTAAATTAGAACTTGGTGGTAGTGATCAATGGTCTAATATATTAGGTGGTGTTGACTTAGTAAGAAGAGTCGAAGGTGATTCTGTATACGGTTTGACATTTAAACTTCTAACAACTAGCGAAGGTAAGAAAATGGGTAAAACAGAATCTGGAGCAGTATGGCTAGATCCTAACAAAACTTCACCTTATGACTTCTATCAATACTGGAGAAATGTAGATGATAGAGATGTAGAAAAATGTCTTGCTTTATTAACTTTCTTACCAATGGATGAAGTAAGAAGACTAGGAGCTCTTGAAGGAGCAGAAATAAATAAAGCAAAAGAAGTTCTTGCATATGAAGTTACTAAATTAGTCCATGGTGAAGAAGAAGCTAAAAAAGCTGAAAAAGCAGCAAAGGCTCTTTTCGGAGGAAAAGGTGATTTAGAAAACATGCCTACAACTGAAATCAGTAAAGATAAACTTACTGAAGGTATAGATATCTTAAACTTATTAATTGAAACTGGTCTTACTTCTTCAAGAGGAGAAGGTAGAAGACTAATTAAACAAGGTGGTATATATGTAGAAAACGAAAGAGTTACAAATTCAGACCTTGTAATAAATGAAAGCAATTTTATAGATAATAAGTTAATCATTAGAAAAGGGAAAAAAGTATATCATATGGTTAAGTTAGTATAAAAATCCTCGCTAAATAGCGAGGTTTTTTATACATTCTTATAGGATTTATAGCAATTTATCTATCTCCATTTATCCATTCTTTATTTAAATTTTGATTTTCTATGTTTTTAATAAATCTATAAAATTTTTAGTTATCCTTGCTGTAATACCCCATATTATATAATCCTCATATTTATAAAAATAAACAGGATATTTACCTTTTCTCCAGTTGTAAGCTTTTCCATTTTGTATCAAATGATATGGGAAATCATCGTCTGTTCGTGGTTCTATATGAATATAATATTTAAGGGGTTCATTTTCTATAAAAAAACTTAAAGGAACTGTAAAAATTTCTTCAACTTCATCAGAGTTAAAATCTATACTATTCGTTTTTAAGTCTTTCAATAACCCAACAAACGGATATATAGATATATTAAATGGTGTCATTATATAATCTAACTCACCAATTATAGCAATATTTTCTTTACCTATATTTAACTCTTCAATAGTTTCCCTTACAGCAGCATCTTTATAGGTTTCACCGTTTTCTACCATTCCCCCAGGAAATGAGATTTCACCAGGCTGTGTATCTAAATTTTTTGACCTCACCTCATATAGTATATGTAATTCATCTTTGACCTTTATTAAAGGTAGTAAAACACTAAAATCTTTTTCTATTCCTAAAGGTCTACCTTTTCTATTGCTTATTTTCTTTTGAATGTAATTTATATTCATATCCCATCACCTTTAATCAATAATGTTACATTTAATGCACACTGCAGACAAAATAGAATTAGTAATTGAAAAAGAACAAAATCTTTGATTTAAATAAATTTAGGAAGATTTTGTTGAAATCCATAAACGAGAATTATATTTAAAATTATCGATAATTTTACAAGGAATATAATTTCCTATGGATTATAAAAGCGAATAATTGCAAAGCTTTAGCGAAGAAAACTTGATGAAGAATTTCAGAAAAATCCGTAGGCTTAGCAGGATGCTAAGCCAGCATCCTACAAGACAGGACGTCTTGATTAGGTGCGTTAGGATTTTTCGAAATTATGAATCTTAGTTTTCTCTAAAGATTTGCTTATGAGCGTTATTTTTCAATTCATTGATAAATATAACTTTGTCAACAATCTCCATTATTTCTAAAAAATTAAGGCGAAAAATTTCGCCTTTATCTTATCTCTCCATGTTCTTCTTTGTTAGTAACATCCAATATTTTATTATTCTCATCAACAAAAACTACTTTTGGCTTTAGCTTTTCTGCCTCTTCTTTGTCAACCCAACAATATGCCATAATTATTACTTTATCTCCTGGCTGTACTAATCTAGCTGCTGCTCCATTTAGACATATTACTCCACTATCTCTTTCTCCTTTTATCACATATGTCTCAAGTCTTGCTCCATTACTAATATTAACAACCTGTACACGTTCATTCTCAATAATGCCAGCTGCATCCATCAAAGCCTCATCTATTGTAATACTTCCTACATAGTTTAAATTAGCCTCTGTTACAGTTGCTCTGTGTATCTTGCTTTTAAATAAATTAAGCATCATTATTATTCTACCTCCACTAATATATTGTCTATTAATCTCGTTTTTCCAATTCTTACTGCTAATGCAATCAAAATATTGCCTTTAAGTTTTTCTACCTCACTAAATGTATCATAATCTATTATTTCGACATAATCAATATTTGCTAATGGCATTTCATTTATCATAGATTTTATACCTCCAATTAAAGTTTTTGCA
This genomic interval from Caloranaerobacter ferrireducens contains the following:
- a CDS encoding class II SORL domain-containing protein, which produces MKSLGQFLQSGDWKNEKHVPVIQIPEKVKPNEEFELKISIGKEIKHPNTLEHHISWIKVFYLPEDSKFPIELGNFNFTAHGENDVLNEPTVTTHIKLNKSGTIYALSYCNLHGLWENSTEIKIEE
- a CDS encoding arginase family protein, with amino-acid sequence MEHKFQYIDFVQAIKENNLPRKYYPLDDKENIERIIKLLPKPWIVFLGSGDYHYLSYFLIKNLSKKPYLILFDNHFDMNYAPNGMLSCGSWVREALINDLIKGVLVIGASSMSKPTNFWHPGIVYIKNSNDLININKYKNLLKYDLYISIDKDVLDPSVLKTDWDQGKMKEDTLLRWLLQISSKGKVVGVDLCGDFKRDPISELIDLKNKKAHERINRKIIRLFTENYSKTA
- the tyrS gene encoding tyrosine--tRNA ligase, with the protein product MANVYDILKERGFIEQATHEDEIRELLGKESVTFYIGFDPTADSLHVGHFIQVMVMMHMQRAGHRPIALIGGGTALVGDPTGKTEMRKMLTREQINKNAESFKKQFSKFIDFGEGKALLLNNADWLTNLNYIDFLREIGRHFSVNRMLTAECFKTRLERGLSFLEFNYMLMQSYDFLELYRKYNCKLELGGSDQWSNILGGVDLVRRVEGDSVYGLTFKLLTTSEGKKMGKTESGAVWLDPNKTSPYDFYQYWRNVDDRDVEKCLALLTFLPMDEVRRLGALEGAEINKAKEVLAYEVTKLVHGEEEAKKAEKAAKALFGGKGDLENMPTTEISKDKLTEGIDILNLLIETGLTSSRGEGRRLIKQGGIYVENERVTNSDLVINESNFIDNKLIIRKGKKVYHMVKLV
- a CDS encoding NUDIX hydrolase, which codes for MNINYIQKKISNRKGRPLGIEKDFSVLLPLIKVKDELHILYEVRSKNLDTQPGEISFPGGMVENGETYKDAAVRETIEELNIGKENIAIIGELDYIMTPFNISIYPFVGLLKDLKTNSIDFNSDEVEEIFTVPLSFFIENEPLKYYIHIEPRTDDDFPYHLIQNGKAYNWRKGKYPVYFYKYEDYIIWGITARITKNFIDLLKT
- the panD gene encoding aspartate 1-decarboxylase; this encodes MMLNLFKSKIHRATVTEANLNYVGSITIDEALMDAAGIIENERVQVVNISNGARLETYVIKGERDSGVICLNGAAARLVQPGDKVIIMAYCWVDKEEAEKLKPKVVFVDENNKILDVTNKEEHGEIR